The Chitinophagales bacterium genome has a window encoding:
- a CDS encoding M4 family metallopeptidase codes for MKIPVLNVKSLSVIAACCFYSTTLFAQSVKTERNPKDNTVKTVLFENGQQPSKDMLASVIAEYTGLHMPADLKLKFSHKEKNGTEIIRYSQWYNNVQVEHGSVSVMMKDNAITFINANIFQPSGIHTVAPVLSESEALTRALQHINAKEYMWEHTTQSKLTANNPSFQQPVATLVWVEDFTTDELDRQLHLAYKFDIYAKQPVSRDLIYVDAITGNILLKDAIIKHVNATGTSVYSGSVNFTVSNTSPNVYEMYDSNRVLSTYDLGGGTDLGFASLISNNSTTFSKSIAVDAHWGATNVWDYWMNEHSWNSYDGSGSELYSVINYDVAYNNAFWNGYAMLYGNGTGMFNSGFEPLVCLDVCAHEIGHGVCQSTSGLVYSKESGAMNEGFSDIWGAVVEHYGAPEKQMWTIGEEIRVGALRSMSSPKLFKNPDCYTGTYWTNVVGCSPNNGNDQCGVHNNSGVLNHWFYLLVEGGKGTNDLSNNFEVAGIGVKSAASLVFLTEQALSATATYADCRSTSIGAASTLFGSCSREVEAVTRAWYAVGVGSAFSPCAPQIGFAIADTTVNKVVPGIICPSSKTISIPLRITGNAPTGGNASVTVAGTGTAIDGVDFKIVNSPLTFNSGSSASQNIQVSIIDNGDVTKDKVLKLYFTITKNGSNASTSYTYDTCVITITGERDEPDTNGNVHHRVNTANVKSKAITPFFSRNKLARSQFIITADEMLAAGVRPNEQITALEFNVTEKNSTQAFNNFNLKLATTTVSDVSAGNPTVTTVYYNGNLTTQAGWNTLQFSTPFIWNGTDNLAIETCFSNLTAGTENDFIEGIVTDYPATSIAHSNSGTDGCTLAFSSGNYYYSIAKPVIRLVQPTFATQVETIKVAGRPWEVSPNQSVYFTNDTSGKLIVNISKPQLLLGCTTVGITAQGNGLDTVVGNNYKGVKRSVKEFSVSTQNNTTSAMPNYEMTLYFDTSELSGVNLANMRIVSTDATTDAMMNGANTEIVVPVITNGPNYISFKGSFKGNNNGMWKGIWGRYFITENTFNLLPWESVEGISKNTGNIRVVNNPFTDKIYISYTLSANTVARVKLYDITGKTLLDKEEQLAAGSSRFVVNVGDTQLVPGNYILQVITGSEVLTQKMVKQ; via the coding sequence ATGAAAATACCTGTACTCAATGTGAAGAGTTTGAGCGTGATTGCAGCATGCTGTTTTTATTCGACAACATTATTTGCACAGTCTGTAAAAACAGAACGCAACCCGAAAGACAATACTGTAAAAACTGTTCTGTTCGAGAATGGTCAGCAACCTTCAAAAGATATGTTGGCTTCAGTAATAGCTGAATATACTGGACTACATATGCCAGCAGACCTTAAGCTGAAATTCTCGCATAAGGAGAAGAATGGAACTGAGATAATAAGGTACTCCCAATGGTATAACAATGTACAAGTGGAACATGGCTCTGTATCTGTAATGATGAAAGACAATGCTATCACTTTTATCAACGCAAACATATTTCAGCCTTCGGGTATACACACTGTTGCTCCGGTACTATCAGAAAGCGAAGCGTTGACCAGGGCTTTGCAGCATATAAATGCGAAGGAGTATATGTGGGAACATACTACTCAATCGAAATTAACAGCTAATAACCCATCTTTTCAACAGCCTGTTGCAACCCTTGTATGGGTAGAAGATTTTACTACAGATGAGTTGGACAGGCAATTGCACCTGGCTTATAAGTTTGACATATATGCTAAGCAACCTGTAAGCCGCGACCTTATTTATGTAGATGCGATTACAGGTAATATATTGCTGAAAGATGCGATAATAAAGCATGTGAATGCTACAGGGACATCTGTTTACAGCGGCTCTGTAAATTTTACTGTATCTAACACAAGTCCGAATGTTTACGAGATGTACGATTCCAACCGTGTACTGTCTACATATGACCTGGGTGGCGGTACAGACCTTGGTTTTGCAAGTCTTATCAGCAATAACTCAACAACATTCAGCAAGAGTATAGCTGTAGATGCACACTGGGGCGCTACTAATGTTTGGGACTACTGGATGAATGAACATAGCTGGAATAGCTATGATGGATCAGGTTCTGAGTTGTATAGTGTTATAAACTATGATGTTGCTTATAATAACGCATTTTGGAATGGTTATGCCATGCTGTATGGTAATGGCACCGGTATGTTCAACAGTGGGTTTGAACCGTTAGTATGTCTTGATGTTTGCGCGCATGAAATAGGTCATGGCGTCTGCCAGTCTACATCAGGATTAGTATATAGCAAAGAGTCAGGTGCCATGAACGAGGGTTTTAGTGATATATGGGGAGCGGTTGTGGAACATTATGGAGCGCCTGAAAAACAAATGTGGACCATTGGCGAGGAAATACGAGTAGGTGCTTTACGCAGCATGAGCAGCCCGAAACTGTTTAAAAATCCTGACTGCTATACAGGTACATATTGGACAAATGTTGTGGGTTGTTCTCCTAATAATGGTAATGACCAGTGCGGTGTGCATAACAATAGTGGTGTGCTGAATCATTGGTTCTACCTATTGGTTGAAGGCGGTAAAGGCACAAACGACCTGTCGAATAATTTTGAAGTGGCTGGTATTGGCGTTAAGAGTGCAGCGTCCCTGGTTTTTCTTACTGAGCAGGCGCTTAGCGCTACCGCTACTTATGCTGACTGTCGCTCTACGTCCATTGGTGCTGCATCAACACTTTTTGGCAGTTGCAGTCGTGAGGTAGAAGCTGTAACCCGCGCATGGTATGCTGTAGGTGTAGGATCAGCATTCAGCCCTTGTGCTCCGCAAATAGGTTTTGCTATTGCAGATACAACCGTAAACAAAGTTGTTCCGGGTATTATTTGCCCATCATCAAAAACAATATCAATACCATTGAGGATCACAGGTAACGCACCAACAGGAGGTAATGCATCTGTTACTGTAGCAGGAACCGGTACTGCCATTGACGGTGTGGATTTCAAAATTGTGAACAGCCCGCTGACATTTAATTCCGGCAGTTCGGCATCTCAAAATATACAGGTAAGTATCATTGATAACGGTGATGTCACCAAAGACAAAGTATTAAAGCTATACTTTACAATTACAAAGAATGGTAGCAACGCTTCAACTTCATATACTTATGATACCTGTGTTATTACTATTACCGGTGAAAGAGATGAACCTGATACAAATGGTAATGTTCATCATAGGGTGAATACTGCGAACGTAAAAAGCAAGGCTATTACGCCTTTCTTCAGCAGGAACAAGCTGGCCCGTTCGCAGTTTATTATAACAGCCGATGAGATGCTGGCGGCAGGCGTTCGACCTAACGAACAGATTACAGCTTTGGAGTTTAATGTTACGGAAAAGAACTCAACACAGGCATTTAATAATTTCAATCTGAAACTGGCGACCACTACTGTTAGTGATGTCAGTGCGGGCAACCCTACTGTTACTACGGTTTACTATAATGGTAATCTCACTACACAAGCGGGTTGGAATACACTACAATTCAGCACTCCCTTTATTTGGAATGGCACTGATAACCTGGCGATAGAAACATGTTTCTCTAACCTTACAGCAGGAACCGAAAATGACTTTATAGAGGGCATTGTGACGGACTATCCGGCAACCTCAATTGCACATTCCAACTCAGGTACAGACGGGTGTACACTTGCATTTTCTTCAGGAAATTATTATTACAGTATCGCCAAGCCGGTTATCCGCCTGGTGCAGCCTACTTTTGCTACACAGGTGGAAACGATAAAAGTAGCGGGCCGTCCGTGGGAAGTGAGCCCTAACCAAAGTGTTTATTTTACCAACGACACATCAGGCAAACTTATTGTGAACATAAGCAAACCCCAACTTTTACTGGGTTGTACTACAGTAGGCATTACCGCGCAAGGAAACGGACTAGATACTGTAGTTGGAAATAATTACAAAGGCGTAAAGCGTTCTGTAAAAGAATTCTCTGTTTCAACACAGAACAACACGACCTCTGCAATGCCTAACTACGAAATGACCTTGTATTTTGATACTTCGGAGCTTTCGGGTGTCAACCTGGCCAATATGCGCATTGTAAGCACCGATGCTACTACAGATGCAATGATGAACGGTGCTAATACGGAGATTGTAGTTCCTGTTATTACTAACGGGCCAAATTATATATCCTTCAAGGGAAGTTTTAAAGGTAACAACAATGGTATGTGGAAAGGTATCTGGGGTAGGTATTTTATTACAGAGAATACTTTCAATTTATTACCATGGGAATCTGTTGAAGGAATATCTAAAAACACCGGCAACATTCGCGTGGTAAATAATCCTTTTACAGATAAGATATACATTAGTTATACATTATCTGCTAATACTGTTGCTCGGGTAAAACTGTATGATATTACAGGTAAAACCCTGCTGGATAAAGAAGAACAATTGGCAGCCGGTAGCAGCAGGTTCGTGGTAAATGTAGGAGATACACAACTGGTACCCGGTAATTATATATTGCAGGTGATAACAGGCAGCGAAGTGCTGACACAGAAAATGGTGAAACAATAA